In a genomic window of Mycolicibacillus parakoreensis:
- a CDS encoding vWA domain-containing protein encodes MADRHSSRYSAYTGGPDPLAPPLDLRDALEQIGEDVMAGASPRRALAELLRRGNSTVTGADKLAAEAHRRRRELLRDNNLDGTLGDIKELLDDAVLAERKALARALDDDARFAEMQLGALSASPAKAVQELSDYDWRSEQARESYEKIKDLLGREMLDQRFAGMKQALEGATDADRQRVADMLDDLNALLDAHARGEDTAEDFEQFMDRHGEFFPENPADVEELLDSLARRAAAAQRFRNSLSAEQRAELDALAMQAFGSPALQQSLSRLDSYLQAARPGEDWTGSERFSGDNPLGLGQAAEALADIGELEQLTEQLAQSYPGASMDDVDLDAVSRQLGDDAVVDAKALAELERALLGEGFFRRGPDGQWRLSPKAMRRLGQTALRDVADQLSARRGQRDHRRAGAAGELTGATRPWQFGDTEPWNVARTLTNAVLRQAGTGPLTAGASVSITVDDVEVSETETRTQAAVALLVDTSFSMVMENRWVPMKRTALALHHLISTRFRADALQIIAFGRHARTVSAEELMGLEGIYEQGTNLHHALALAARHLRRHPGAQPVVLIVTDGEPTAHLEDFGDGVEVYFDYPPHPRTIGLTVRGFDDIARLGAQVTIFRLGDDPGLAQFIDQIARRVGGRVIDPDLDGLGAAVVGDYLNARRRRR; translated from the coding sequence GAGGCGCACCGGCGACGCCGGGAGCTGTTGCGCGACAACAACCTCGACGGGACGCTGGGCGACATCAAAGAACTGCTCGACGACGCCGTGCTGGCCGAGCGCAAGGCGTTGGCCCGCGCGCTGGACGACGACGCCCGCTTCGCCGAGATGCAGCTCGGCGCGCTCTCCGCCTCACCGGCCAAGGCGGTCCAGGAGCTCAGCGACTACGACTGGCGCTCCGAGCAGGCACGGGAGTCCTACGAGAAGATCAAGGATCTGCTCGGCCGCGAGATGCTCGACCAGCGGTTCGCCGGCATGAAACAGGCGCTCGAAGGCGCCACCGACGCCGACCGCCAGCGCGTCGCCGACATGCTCGACGACCTCAACGCGCTGTTGGACGCCCACGCCCGCGGGGAGGACACCGCCGAGGACTTCGAGCAGTTCATGGACCGCCACGGCGAGTTCTTCCCGGAGAACCCCGCCGACGTCGAGGAGCTGCTCGACTCGCTGGCGCGGCGCGCCGCCGCGGCCCAACGGTTCCGTAACAGCCTCAGCGCCGAGCAGCGCGCCGAACTCGACGCGCTGGCGATGCAGGCGTTCGGCTCCCCGGCGCTGCAACAGTCGCTCAGCCGTCTCGACAGCTATCTGCAGGCCGCCCGGCCCGGGGAGGACTGGACCGGCAGCGAGCGGTTCTCCGGCGACAACCCGCTGGGGCTGGGGCAGGCCGCCGAGGCGCTGGCCGACATCGGCGAGCTCGAACAACTCACCGAGCAGCTCGCCCAGAGCTATCCCGGCGCCAGCATGGACGACGTCGACCTCGACGCGGTCTCCCGCCAGCTCGGCGACGACGCCGTCGTCGACGCCAAAGCGCTGGCCGAGCTCGAACGCGCCCTGCTGGGCGAGGGGTTCTTCCGCCGCGGCCCCGACGGGCAGTGGCGGCTCTCGCCCAAGGCGATGCGCCGACTCGGCCAGACCGCGCTGCGCGACGTCGCCGATCAGCTCTCCGCCCGCCGCGGGCAACGCGACCACCGCCGCGCCGGGGCGGCCGGGGAGCTGACCGGTGCGACCCGGCCCTGGCAGTTCGGTGACACCGAGCCGTGGAACGTGGCGCGCACCCTGACCAACGCGGTGCTGCGCCAAGCCGGAACCGGGCCGCTGACGGCGGGCGCGTCGGTGTCGATCACCGTCGACGACGTGGAGGTCTCCGAGACCGAGACCCGCACCCAGGCGGCGGTCGCGCTGCTGGTCGACACCTCGTTCTCGATGGTGATGGAGAACCGCTGGGTGCCGATGAAACGCACCGCGCTGGCGCTGCACCATCTGATCAGCACCCGGTTTCGCGCCGATGCGCTGCAGATCATCGCGTTCGGCCGCCATGCCCGCACCGTCAGCGCCGAGGAACTGATGGGGTTGGAGGGCATCTACGAGCAGGGCACCAACCTGCACCACGCGCTGGCGCTGGCCGCCCGGCACCTGCGGCGGCACCCCGGGGCGCAACCGGTGGTGTTGATCGTCACCGACGGGGAGCCGACCGCGCACCTGGAGGATTTCGGGGACGGGGTGGAGGTGTACTTCGACTACCCGCCGCACCCGCGCACGATCGGGCTGACCGTGCGCGGCTTCGACGACATCGCCCGCCTCGGCGCGCAGGTGACGATCTTCCGCCTCGGCGACGACCCGGGACTGGCGCAGTTCATCGACCAGATCGCCCGCCGGGTCGGCGGCCGGGTGATCGACCCCGACCTCGACGGGCTCGGTGCGGCGGTGGTCGGCGACTACCTCAACGCCCGCCGGCGGCGGCGCTGA
- a CDS encoding DUF1707 SHOCT-like domain-containing protein, giving the protein MSTPGQPQPRAADTDRFHVAQLLGEAADQGQIAPEDYRDRLSKAYAAQTQDDLERISADLPGAFGSHRPAGESKPAPSTLLLAILSGFQRRGRWNVPKRLTTFTLWGGGVVDLRYADFTCADVEINAYSIMGGQTILLPPEVNIEVKGHGVMGGFDHEVNGAGTPGAPTVTIKGFSLWGGVGIKRRKRGRGD; this is encoded by the coding sequence ATGAGCACGCCAGGTCAGCCCCAACCGCGCGCCGCCGACACCGACCGGTTCCACGTCGCGCAGCTGCTCGGCGAGGCCGCCGACCAGGGCCAGATCGCCCCGGAGGACTACCGCGACCGGCTGTCGAAGGCCTACGCCGCCCAGACCCAGGACGACCTGGAACGCATCAGCGCCGACCTTCCCGGCGCGTTCGGCAGCCACCGCCCGGCCGGCGAATCCAAACCGGCGCCGTCGACGCTGCTGCTGGCGATCCTGAGCGGCTTCCAGCGCCGCGGGCGCTGGAACGTCCCGAAACGGCTGACCACGTTCACCCTCTGGGGTGGCGGGGTGGTCGACCTGCGGTATGCGGACTTCACCTGCGCCGACGTGGAGATCAACGCGTATTCGATCATGGGCGGGCAGACGATCCTGCTGCCGCCGGAGGTCAACATCGAGGTCAAGGGCCACGGTGTGATGGGCGGGTTCGACCACGAGGTCAACGGCGCCGGCACCCCCGGTGCCCCGACGGTGACGATCAAGGGGTTCTCGCTGTGGGGCGGGGTCGGGATCAAACGCCGCAAACGGGGCCGCGGGGACTGA
- a CDS encoding enoyl-CoA hydratase family protein: MDTPVDCTVADGVARLTLNSPRNRNALSPALVDGLHRGLRDAAADDAVRVVVLSHTGNTFCAGADLSQAAGGDPFDLAVERARELDQTLRAIVESPLPVIAAIDGHVRAGGMGLVGACDIAVAGPASTFALTEARIGVAPAIISLTLLPKLSARAAGRYYLTGETFDAAEAARIGLITDAVEAVDGAGGVTAAVEALTAQLLRASPQGLAASKALTTAAVRAGFDRDAERLATESARLFVSAEAQEGMLAFLQKRPPRWAPETSSGRGS, encoded by the coding sequence ATGGACACCCCGGTCGACTGCACCGTCGCCGACGGGGTGGCGCGGCTGACCCTGAACTCGCCGCGCAACCGCAACGCGCTGTCCCCGGCGCTCGTCGACGGGCTGCACCGCGGCCTGCGCGACGCCGCCGCCGACGACGCGGTGCGGGTGGTGGTGCTCTCCCACACCGGCAACACGTTCTGTGCCGGGGCGGACCTGTCGCAGGCGGCCGGGGGCGACCCGTTCGACCTGGCCGTCGAGCGGGCCCGCGAACTCGACCAGACGCTGCGGGCCATCGTCGAGTCGCCGCTGCCGGTGATCGCCGCGATCGACGGGCACGTCCGGGCCGGCGGGATGGGGCTGGTCGGCGCCTGCGATATCGCGGTGGCCGGGCCGGCCAGCACGTTCGCGCTCACCGAGGCCCGCATCGGGGTGGCGCCGGCGATCATCTCGCTGACCCTGCTGCCCAAGCTGTCGGCGCGCGCGGCCGGGCGCTACTACCTGACCGGGGAGACCTTCGACGCCGCCGAGGCCGCCCGCATCGGGCTGATCACCGACGCCGTCGAGGCCGTCGACGGCGCCGGCGGGGTCACCGCCGCGGTCGAGGCGCTCACCGCGCAGCTGCTGCGGGCCTCACCGCAGGGGCTGGCCGCCTCCAAGGCGTTGACCACCGCGGCGGTGCGGGCCGGGTTCGACCGGGACGCCGAGCGGCTGGCCACCGAGTCCGCACGACTGTTCGTCTCGGCCGAAGCCCAGGAGGGCATGCTCGCCTTCCTGCAGAAACGCCCGCCCCGGTGGGCGCCGGAGACGTCCTCGGGCCGGGGGTCGTGA
- a CDS encoding acyl-CoA dehydrogenase family protein, with protein sequence MTDTSFIESDERRALREAVAAMAANYGQEYYLAKARAGQHTDELWAEAGKLGFLGVNLPEQYGGGGAGMYELSLVMEEMSANGCGLLMMVVSPAINGTIISKFGTDEQKQRWIPGIADGSLTMAFAITEPDAGSNSHRITTTARRDGGDWILKGQKTFISGVDQAQAVLVVGRTEEAKTGNLRPALFVVPTDAPGFSYTPIEMELVSPERQFQVFLDDVRLPADALVGSEDAAIAQLFAGLNPERIMGAASAVGMGRLAIDRAVDYVKTRQVWKTPIGSHQGIAHPLAANHVDIELAKLMMQKAATLYDSGDDVGAAEAANMAKYAAGEASTRAVDQAVQSLGGNGLTKEYGIAAAITSSRLARIAPVSREMILNFVAQTSLGLPRSY encoded by the coding sequence GTGACCGACACCAGTTTCATCGAGAGCGACGAGCGCCGCGCCCTGCGGGAGGCGGTCGCCGCGATGGCCGCCAACTACGGCCAGGAGTACTACCTGGCGAAGGCGCGGGCCGGCCAGCACACCGACGAACTGTGGGCCGAGGCCGGCAAGCTCGGCTTCCTCGGGGTCAACCTGCCCGAGCAGTACGGCGGCGGCGGGGCAGGGATGTACGAGCTGTCGCTGGTGATGGAGGAGATGTCGGCGAACGGCTGCGGGCTGCTGATGATGGTGGTCTCCCCGGCGATCAACGGCACCATCATCTCCAAGTTCGGCACCGATGAGCAGAAGCAGCGCTGGATCCCCGGCATCGCCGACGGCTCGTTGACGATGGCGTTCGCGATCACCGAACCCGACGCCGGGTCGAATTCACACCGCATCACCACCACCGCCCGCCGCGACGGCGGTGACTGGATCCTCAAGGGCCAGAAGACGTTCATCTCCGGGGTCGACCAGGCGCAGGCGGTGCTGGTGGTCGGGCGCACCGAGGAAGCCAAGACCGGCAACCTGCGCCCGGCGCTGTTCGTGGTGCCCACCGACGCACCGGGGTTCAGCTACACCCCGATCGAGATGGAGTTGGTCAGCCCGGAGCGGCAGTTCCAGGTCTTCCTCGACGATGTGCGGCTGCCGGCCGACGCCCTGGTCGGCTCCGAGGACGCCGCGATCGCCCAGCTGTTCGCCGGGCTGAACCCGGAGCGCATCATGGGCGCGGCCAGCGCGGTCGGCATGGGACGGCTGGCCATCGACCGGGCCGTCGACTACGTCAAGACCCGGCAGGTGTGGAAGACCCCGATCGGGTCGCATCAGGGCATCGCCCATCCGCTGGCCGCCAACCACGTCGACATCGAGCTGGCCAAGCTGATGATGCAGAAGGCCGCCACGCTCTACGACAGCGGCGACGACGTCGGCGCGGCCGAGGCCGCCAACATGGCGAAGTACGCCGCCGGGGAGGCCTCGACCCGCGCGGTCGACCAGGCGGTGCAGTCCCTCGGCGGCAACGGGCTGACCAAGGAATACGGGATCGCCGCGGCGATCACCAGCTCGCGGCTGGCCCGCATCGCCCCGGTGAGCCGGGAGATGATCCTCAACTTCGTCGCGCAGACCTCGCTGGGCCTGCCCCGGTCGTACTGA
- a CDS encoding acetyl/propionyl/methylcrotonyl-CoA carboxylase subunit alpha translates to MITSVLVANRGEIARRVFATCRRLGLATVAVYTEPDAGAPHVAEADARVRLPSPDGYLSIPDIIAAAHAAGADAVHPGYGFLSESADFAAAVSEAGLAWIGPPVAAVRSMGSKIEAKKMMAAAGVPVLEELDPAAVRADQLPVLVKASAGGGGRGMRVVDDLAALPDEVEAARREAGSAFGDPTVFCERYLPTGHHVEVQILADDHGTVWAVGERECSIQRRHQKIIEEAPSPLVERTPGMRATLFEAARLAAAAIGYTGAGTVEFLADDNGAFFFLEMNTRLQVEHPVTEETTGLDLVECQLAVADGAALPAEPPAARGHAIEVRIYAEDPARGWQPQAGAVHTFDVAGVAAEFDRLGHRGGIRLDSGVRAGSTVSIHYDPMLAKVIGYAANRTQAARLLADTLARSRLHGVRTNRDLLVRVLRHPAFLAGKTDTAFFATHDLGALAAPLADAHAVRAAAVAAALAEAAENRARAGALAGLPSGWRNVVSADQHKTFRDTADGEHRVAYRHTRTAVLLPDDPGYTVDFAGPAEVVLTDAAGVTRTFYLTRPTERDVFVDSVHGAVHLTTVPRLPEPGSEVEPGSLVAPMPGSVIRVGAAIGETVTAGQPLIWLEAMKMEHTINAPADGVLDELHVHPGAQVDVGAVLARLATDPPTDPRPTDEGEPR, encoded by the coding sequence ATGATCACTTCGGTCCTGGTCGCCAACCGCGGGGAGATCGCCCGGCGGGTCTTCGCCACCTGCCGACGGCTCGGTCTGGCCACGGTGGCGGTGTACACCGAGCCGGACGCCGGCGCCCCGCACGTCGCGGAGGCCGATGCCCGGGTGCGGTTGCCGTCGCCCGACGGCTACCTGTCGATCCCCGACATCATCGCCGCCGCGCACGCCGCCGGCGCCGACGCCGTCCATCCCGGCTACGGGTTCTTGTCGGAGAGTGCTGATTTCGCGGCCGCGGTCAGCGAGGCCGGACTGGCGTGGATCGGTCCGCCGGTGGCCGCCGTGCGGTCGATGGGCTCGAAGATCGAGGCCAAGAAGATGATGGCCGCCGCCGGGGTGCCGGTGCTCGAGGAGCTCGACCCCGCGGCGGTGCGCGCCGATCAGCTCCCGGTGTTGGTCAAGGCGTCGGCCGGCGGCGGGGGCCGCGGGATGCGGGTGGTCGACGATCTCGCCGCGCTGCCCGACGAGGTCGAGGCCGCCCGCCGCGAAGCCGGTTCGGCGTTCGGCGATCCCACGGTGTTCTGCGAGCGCTACCTGCCGACCGGCCACCATGTGGAGGTCCAGATCCTCGCCGACGACCACGGCACGGTGTGGGCGGTCGGCGAGCGGGAGTGCTCCATTCAGCGCCGCCATCAGAAGATCATCGAGGAGGCCCCCTCGCCGCTGGTCGAGCGCACCCCGGGGATGCGCGCCACGCTGTTCGAGGCCGCCCGGCTGGCCGCCGCGGCGATCGGCTACACCGGGGCGGGCACGGTGGAGTTCCTCGCCGACGACAACGGCGCGTTCTTCTTCCTGGAGATGAACACCCGTCTGCAGGTCGAGCACCCGGTCACCGAGGAGACCACCGGGCTGGATCTCGTCGAGTGCCAGCTGGCGGTGGCCGACGGGGCCGCGCTGCCCGCCGAGCCGCCCGCCGCCCGCGGACACGCGATCGAGGTGCGGATCTACGCCGAGGACCCCGCCCGGGGGTGGCAGCCGCAGGCCGGCGCGGTGCACACCTTCGACGTGGCGGGTGTCGCCGCCGAGTTCGACCGGCTGGGTCACCGCGGTGGCATCCGGCTCGACTCCGGGGTGCGGGCCGGCTCGACGGTGTCGATCCACTACGACCCGATGCTGGCGAAGGTGATCGGCTACGCCGCGAACCGCACCCAGGCGGCCCGGCTGCTGGCCGACACCCTCGCGCGCAGCCGCCTGCACGGGGTGCGCACCAACCGGGACCTGCTGGTGCGGGTGCTGCGCCACCCGGCGTTCCTCGCCGGAAAGACCGACACCGCGTTCTTCGCCACCCACGATCTGGGTGCGCTGGCCGCGCCGCTGGCCGACGCCCACGCGGTGCGCGCCGCCGCGGTGGCCGCCGCGCTGGCCGAGGCCGCCGAGAACCGGGCCCGCGCCGGGGCGCTGGCCGGTCTGCCCAGCGGCTGGCGCAACGTGGTCTCGGCCGACCAGCACAAGACGTTCCGCGACACCGCCGACGGCGAGCACCGTGTGGCCTACCGGCACACCCGCACCGCGGTGCTGCTTCCCGACGACCCCGGCTACACGGTGGACTTTGCCGGCCCCGCCGAGGTGGTGCTCACCGATGCGGCCGGGGTGACACGCACCTTCTACCTCACCCGCCCGACCGAGCGGGATGTCTTCGTCGACTCCGTGCACGGCGCGGTGCATCTGACCACGGTCCCGCGGCTGCCCGAGCCCGGCAGCGAGGTCGAGCCGGGCTCACTGGTCGCGCCGATGCCCGGCAGCGTGATCCGGGTGGGCGCGGCGATCGGGGAGACCGTCACCGCCGGGCAGCCGCTGATCTGGCTGGAGGCGATGAAGATGGAACACACCATCAACGCCCCCGCCGACGGGGTGCTCGACGAGCTGCACGTGCACCCCGGAGCCCAGGTCGACGTCGGGGCGGTGCTGGCCCGCCTGGCGACCGACCCGCCCACCGACCCCCGCCCCACCGACGAAGGAGAACCCCGGTGA
- a CDS encoding acyl-CoA carboxylase subunit beta has protein sequence MTVLQSTLDPASPGFTEAASALADKLQALDAELAEALAGGGAKYVDRHHERGKLTARERIELLVDPDSPFLELCALAAWGSDFKVGASLVVGIGVVSGVECLIVANDPTVKGGTSNPWTLRKILRANRIALENRLPVISLVESGGADLPTQKEIFIPGGQMFRDLTQLSAAGIPTVALVFGNSTAGGAYVPGMSDHVVMIKERSKVFLAGPPLVKMATGEESDDEALGGAEMHARTSGLADYFALDEPDAIRIGRRIVARLNWTKKGPRPHPVTAPLFDPEELIGVVPADLRIPFDPREVIARIVDGSEFDEFKPLYGSSLVTGWARLHGYPVGILANARGVLFSEEAQKATQFIQLANRSDTPLLFLHNTTGYMVGRQYEEGGMIKHGSMMINAVSNSTVPHISVVIGASYGAGNYGMCGRAYEPRFMFAWPSAKSAVMGGTQLAGVLSIVSRAAAASRGQDFDEEADAALRAAVEAQIEAESLPMFLSGRLYDDGVIDPRDTRTVLGICLSAIANGPVEGTSNFGVFRM, from the coding sequence ATGACGGTGTTGCAGTCGACGCTGGACCCCGCCTCCCCGGGCTTCACCGAGGCGGCCTCGGCGCTGGCCGACAAACTCCAGGCGCTCGACGCGGAGTTGGCCGAGGCGCTGGCCGGCGGCGGGGCGAAATACGTCGACCGCCACCACGAGCGGGGCAAACTCACCGCGCGGGAGCGCATCGAGTTGCTCGTCGACCCGGATTCGCCCTTTCTGGAGTTGTGTGCGCTGGCGGCGTGGGGCAGCGACTTCAAGGTCGGGGCGAGCCTGGTGGTCGGTATCGGCGTGGTCAGCGGAGTGGAATGCCTGATCGTCGCCAACGACCCGACCGTCAAGGGCGGCACCAGCAATCCGTGGACACTACGGAAAATACTGCGGGCCAACCGGATCGCGCTCGAGAACCGGTTACCGGTGATCTCACTGGTGGAATCCGGCGGGGCGGACCTGCCCACCCAGAAAGAGATCTTCATCCCCGGCGGGCAGATGTTTCGCGACCTGACCCAGCTGTCGGCGGCGGGCATCCCGACCGTCGCGTTGGTGTTCGGCAACTCCACCGCCGGCGGCGCGTACGTGCCGGGAATGTCCGATCACGTCGTGATGATCAAAGAACGTTCCAAGGTGTTCCTCGCCGGGCCCCCGCTGGTGAAGATGGCCACCGGCGAGGAGTCCGACGACGAGGCGCTCGGCGGCGCCGAAATGCACGCCCGCACCTCAGGTTTGGCCGACTACTTCGCGCTCGACGAGCCCGACGCGATCCGGATCGGCCGACGCATCGTGGCGCGCCTGAACTGGACCAAGAAAGGGCCGCGGCCGCATCCGGTCACCGCGCCGTTGTTCGACCCCGAGGAGTTGATCGGGGTGGTGCCTGCGGATCTGCGCATTCCGTTCGATCCGCGGGAGGTGATCGCCCGCATCGTCGACGGCTCGGAATTCGACGAGTTCAAGCCGTTGTACGGCTCCTCGCTGGTGACCGGCTGGGCGCGGCTGCACGGCTACCCGGTGGGGATTCTGGCCAACGCCCGCGGCGTGCTGTTCTCCGAGGAGGCCCAGAAGGCCACCCAGTTCATCCAGCTGGCCAACCGCTCGGACACGCCACTATTGTTCTTGCACAACACCACCGGGTACATGGTCGGCCGCCAGTACGAGGAGGGCGGCATGATCAAGCACGGCTCGATGATGATCAACGCCGTGTCGAACTCGACGGTGCCGCACATCTCGGTGGTGATCGGCGCCTCCTACGGTGCGGGCAACTACGGGATGTGCGGGCGCGCCTACGAACCGCGCTTCATGTTCGCCTGGCCGTCGGCCAAATCCGCGGTGATGGGCGGAACCCAGCTGGCCGGGGTGCTGTCGATCGTGAGCCGGGCCGCCGCGGCCTCCCGCGGTCAGGACTTCGATGAGGAGGCCGACGCCGCGCTGCGCGCCGCCGTGGAGGCCCAGATCGAGGCCGAGTCGCTGCCGATGTTCCTGTCGGGCCGACTCTACGACGACGGGGTGATCGACCCGCGCGACACCCGCACCGTGCTGGGGATCTGTTTGTCGGCCATCGCCAATGGCCCGGTCGAGGGGACGTCGAACTTCGGCGTCTTCCGGATGTGA
- a CDS encoding acyl-CoA dehydrogenase family protein yields the protein MTVWTTPERVALRHTVRTFVEREITPHIDEWERGGELPRELHRRAGQAGLLGAGFPEEVGGGGGDGVDAAIICEEMHAAGAPGGVFASLFTCGIAVPHMIASGDRRLIDEFVRPTLHGERIGALAITEPGGGSDVGHLRTTAVADGDHYVVNGAKTYITSGVRADYVVTAVRTGGAESPGASGVSLLVVEKDGRGATPGLQVTGKLEKMGWRSSDTAELSYTDARVPKANLVGAENSGFLQIAQAFVSERIGLAAQAYSSAQRCLDLTVAWCRDRQTFGRPLISRQAVQNTLAEMARRIDVARVYTHHVVERQLAGETDLIAEVCFAKNTAVEAGEWVAHQAVQLFGGMGYMADCEVERQYRDMRILGIGGGTTEILTSLAAKTLGFQG from the coding sequence ATGACCGTCTGGACGACCCCCGAACGCGTCGCGCTGCGCCACACGGTGCGCACGTTCGTCGAGCGGGAGATCACCCCGCACATCGACGAGTGGGAACGCGGTGGGGAGCTGCCCCGCGAGCTGCACCGCCGCGCCGGGCAGGCCGGCCTGCTGGGCGCCGGTTTCCCCGAGGAGGTCGGCGGGGGCGGCGGCGACGGTGTCGACGCGGCGATCATCTGCGAGGAGATGCACGCCGCCGGCGCCCCCGGCGGGGTGTTCGCCTCCCTGTTCACCTGTGGGATCGCGGTTCCCCACATGATCGCCTCGGGGGATCGGCGCCTCATCGACGAGTTCGTGCGCCCCACCCTGCACGGCGAGCGGATCGGCGCGCTGGCGATCACCGAGCCCGGGGGCGGCTCCGACGTCGGGCATCTGCGCACCACCGCCGTCGCCGACGGCGACCACTACGTGGTCAACGGCGCCAAGACCTACATCACCTCCGGCGTGCGCGCCGACTACGTGGTGACCGCGGTGCGCACCGGCGGCGCCGAGTCGCCCGGCGCGTCGGGGGTGTCGTTGCTCGTCGTCGAGAAGGACGGCCGCGGCGCCACCCCCGGGCTGCAGGTCACCGGCAAGCTGGAGAAGATGGGGTGGCGCTCCTCGGACACCGCGGAGTTGTCCTACACCGATGCGCGGGTGCCCAAAGCCAACCTGGTGGGTGCGGAGAACAGCGGGTTCCTCCAGATCGCCCAGGCGTTCGTCTCCGAACGGATCGGGCTGGCCGCCCAGGCCTACTCCAGCGCCCAGCGCTGCCTGGACCTCACCGTCGCGTGGTGCCGGGACCGCCAGACCTTCGGCCGTCCGCTGATCTCTCGCCAGGCGGTGCAGAACACCCTGGCGGAGATGGCGCGGCGCATCGATGTGGCCCGCGTCTACACCCACCACGTGGTGGAGCGCCAACTGGCCGGGGAGACCGACCTGATCGCCGAGGTGTGTTTCGCCAAGAACACCGCGGTCGAGGCCGGCGAGTGGGTCGCCCATCAGGCGGTGCAGCTTTTCGGCGGAATGGGCTACATGGCCGACTGCGAGGTCGAACGCCAGTACCGTGACATGCGGATCCTCGGCATCGGGGGCGGCACCACCGAGATTCTGACCTCGCTGGCGGCCAAGACGCTCGGGTTCCAGGGCTAA
- a CDS encoding acyclic terpene utilization AtuA family protein, with protein sequence MRIGNCSGFYGDRLAAMREMLTGGELDYLTGDYLAELTMLILGRDRMKNPQGGYAKTFLRQLEECLGLAHERGVKIVANAGGLNPAGLAAAVRELAQRLGVPVTVGHVEGDDLLDRAGELGLGAPLTANAYLGAWGIVDCLDRGADVVVTGRVTDASVIVGPAAAHFGWARTDYDRLAGAVVAGHVIECGTQATGGNYAFFTEIPTEQALHPGFPIAEIAADGSAVITKHADTGGLVSVDTVTAQLLYEVTGARYANPDTTARLDSVTLTGDGADRVRIRGVRGEAPPPTLKVSLNSIGGYRNEMTFVLTGLDIEAKAALVRRQLEDALTVTPAELQWTLARTDRADADTEETASALLRCVARDPDPQKVGRRFSGAAVELGLASYPGFTLTAPPGDGQVYGVYRPGYVDAAAVPHVAVHADGVCTAIAAATDTRVLTDVEDPAPPPAPPPPGATRRVPLGRIAGARSGDKGGSANVGVWVRTEAQWRWLAHTLTVEALRALLPETADLPVTRHLLPNLRAVNFVIDDLLGLGVAYQARFDPQAKGLGEWLRSRHLDIPEDLL encoded by the coding sequence GTGCGAATCGGGAACTGCTCGGGGTTCTACGGCGACCGGCTGGCGGCGATGCGCGAGATGCTGACCGGCGGCGAGTTGGATTATCTCACCGGCGACTACCTGGCCGAGTTGACCATGCTGATCCTGGGCCGCGACCGGATGAAGAACCCGCAGGGCGGCTACGCCAAGACGTTTCTGCGTCAGCTCGAGGAGTGCCTGGGCCTCGCGCACGAGCGCGGGGTGAAGATCGTGGCCAACGCCGGCGGGCTCAACCCCGCCGGGCTGGCGGCGGCGGTGCGCGAGCTGGCGCAGCGCCTCGGTGTGCCGGTCACCGTGGGCCACGTCGAGGGCGACGACCTGCTCGACCGGGCCGGCGAGCTGGGGCTGGGCGCACCGCTGACCGCCAACGCCTACCTGGGCGCCTGGGGGATCGTCGACTGCCTGGACCGCGGCGCCGACGTGGTCGTCACCGGCCGGGTCACCGACGCGTCGGTCATCGTCGGGCCGGCGGCGGCGCACTTCGGGTGGGCCCGCACCGACTACGACCGGCTGGCCGGCGCCGTGGTGGCCGGCCACGTCATCGAGTGCGGCACCCAGGCCACCGGCGGCAACTACGCGTTTTTCACCGAGATCCCCACCGAACAGGCGCTGCACCCGGGATTCCCGATCGCCGAGATCGCCGCCGACGGCTCGGCGGTGATCACCAAACACGCCGACACCGGGGGGCTGGTCAGCGTCGACACCGTCACCGCCCAGCTGCTCTACGAGGTCACCGGCGCCCGCTACGCCAACCCCGACACGACCGCCCGCCTCGACAGCGTCACGCTGACCGGCGACGGCGCCGACCGGGTGCGGATCCGCGGGGTGCGCGGCGAGGCCCCGCCCCCGACGCTGAAGGTCTCGCTGAACAGCATCGGCGGATACCGCAACGAGATGACGTTCGTGCTCACCGGGCTCGACATCGAGGCCAAGGCCGCGCTGGTGCGCCGCCAACTCGAGGATGCGCTGACCGTCACCCCGGCCGAGCTGCAGTGGACGCTGGCGCGCACCGACCGCGCCGACGCCGACACCGAGGAGACCGCCAGCGCCCTGCTGCGCTGCGTGGCCCGCGACCCCGACCCGCAGAAGGTGGGGCGTCGCTTCTCCGGCGCCGCCGTGGAACTGGGCCTGGCCAGCTACCCGGGATTCACGCTCACCGCGCCCCCCGGCGACGGCCAGGTCTACGGCGTCTACCGCCCCGGCTACGTCGACGCCGCGGCGGTGCCCCACGTCGCCGTGCACGCCGACGGCGTTTGCACCGCCATCGCCGCGGCCACCGACACCCGGGTGCTCACCGACGTCGAGGACCCCGCGCCGCCGCCCGCGCCGCCGCCGCCGGGGGCGACCCGGCGGGTACCGCTGGGTCGCATCGCCGGGGCCCGCAGCGGCGACAAGGGCGGGTCGGCCAACGTCGGGGTGTGGGTGCGCACCGAGGCGCAGTGGCGCTGGCTGGCGCACACGCTCACCGTCGAGGCGCTGCGCGCGCTGCTGCCCGAGACCGCCGATCTGCCGGTCACCCGCCACCTGCTGCCCAACCTGCGTGCGGTCAACTTCGTCATCGACGACCTCCTCGGGCTGGGGGTGGCCTACCAGGCCCGCTTCGACCCGCAGGCCAAGGGCCTGGGCGAATGGCTGCGCAGCCGCCACCTCGACATCCCGGAGGACCTGCTGTGA